CGAAATTTTATCTGTTACGGACCGCACGTCTCGAATGTACTATGCCCGAAGTCCCTGCCGAAGAAGAGGAAGAACCGTCCATCGAAACAGTCACCGACGGCTACTTCGAGGAAGAATACTACATCGGCGCTGAGGATGCCGGCGACTTCTTGATCGAGCTCGGGGAGCAGTTCAAAGAGGAAGACGAGATTACCATTACCGGCGACGACTGGGAGCTGCCGTTCGCGTTCGGCGAGCCCGTCAAACTCGATATCGAATTCGAAGGCGACGGCGAGCCGGAACTGGAGATCGAAGTTGAACTCTCCGGACGTGTCGAAGACGAGACGCCGGATCTCGCATAGACGCGGTACAAACCATCCTGTACCGTTATAGCAACAGCGCGAGTAGGGATACGTATGCAATCTCGTGTTCCTACTCTTGCGAGAGAGGAGACTACCGATCCTGACGATTCGGACGAGGAATCCACATCTGAGGAGTCTGTCTCCGCTGATAACTCCTCAGACGACGAGAAATCACTCGATGAAATTATTGACGCGTACGCAGAGTAAGCCCCTGATATGGTCGATGCACACCGATTCCCGTCGGGAAGCACCTCGCAACTCCAAGAAGCGATAGATACGATTGTCCAAGCATTCGGTCATCCGGAAACGATCTCCGTCACCTATACGTTCGAAGACGGACAGAAACGGACGATGATCGAGGTGCCAGCTGGTGATGGCACTACCACCTACGAGCTCGTCTACGACGGACAGGACGACGATACAGAACCAGAGCTCAAATCGGTCGACGAAGACGACCAGTCACCGAAACCGTCGGAGTAACCGCCCAATCGATGGGAATACTCGCTCCCCTCTGAACGTCTCGATCGTCTCGCGTATTGCCTCGATTTCGGGGTCAGCTTCCGAAATCGACCCCTCCTGTATCCGCTGTGAGAACATCTCGATGAATGACTGGGCACCTTCCACTGCATTGTCGACTGTATCGTATTCGTCGACAGGATAATCATGCCGGACATGCGTCGACGTTCGATTGATCGCCGATAACCGGAGTTTGACTCCCTCATCGGCCGTCTTCGATAGTACAGAGACAACAAACGTCGTGTCATCTGCCGTTTCGTGTTGATACTCGACGACTGCGGTGCTATGCTGGGCCTCCTCGCGTTTCTTCGTCCACTCTGCTGGAAGGGCAATATCGATATCAGTCATCAGGACCACCGTCGAGAACGGAACGACTGTGTCGTCCCCTCGTCGGCTGATAGTCGAAGGCGAGACGGGCCGGTGATGGCTGGGTGACCCAGAGCACGCCATCAACGAGGGTAGCAATCGCTGCCATCGTCTCTTCATCGTGAGCGGTGTAGTCGATCCCGAGGAGACAGAGGCCCGACTCGGAACGAAGCCCAGTGATTCGCTCGAGAACAGTACTCACACGAGTGGCAGACGACGCCTTGAGGATCGGTGTGAGCGAGCGGATGACGAGGTGATGCGCTCCATTGCTCGGTGCCGAACTGTCGGAGAGTTCTGAGAGGGCCATGACCAGCCGTTCAAGGTCGCCCGGCGAGGGTGTGAAGACGACATGTGTCTCGCCATAGAGCGCTGAGACGGATTGTTGCTCTGAAACTGTGTCGACGATGCTGATCGATGGTCGCCCGGTCTCCCCTCCCAGACGGTCATAGACGGCAATCGTTCGATCGGCACTCTCCGTCGTCGTGACGACAAAGCTGTATCCTCTTCGGTCCCTTGAGCACAGAGAATACGGAGACACACGGCGTACTGAGACGGATCACCGGTGGTCGCGACGAGAACGGTCGCGCCCCCGCTGAGGCTGTCCGGGAGCGGATCGACCTGCAAGGCCTCTGTCTCGACAGTGCTGTTGGCGTTCTCGTCCATTAGTCAGCTGTCACCACGAGGCTGGGGATTATTCGTTGAACCCGTCAGCTGAGACAGCGCCTGTTCGGGGTAGTATCGAGCCTCACATGCCGGGCACTCGGCGATGCGCACGTGGCCCTGCCAGCTCGTCGCGACTGGAAGGTCCCGTGCATGGACCGTCCGTTCGATAAGCTCCGTGCCACAGTCCGAACAGGGGATGTCTGTTTCATTCATGGGTGGATACGTGGGTCGTGCCCAGTCCCGTCAGGGAGACCCAGGGCCACCGCAGACGGGTCGGCATCCGGCACGGCGCATCTCAGAGCAGTGCCATCGAGGGACGCCCCCGCAGTGGCGGCGAACCGATGGGCGAGCGAAGAAAGGACGGGACGGAGCCCTTAGTACGACGTGAAGTTGCTGTGTGCCGAATAAATAGGTTTCGGACAGCCGCTTCACGCGATTGAACATTTCGGTCCTGATTTTCGGCGCTCCTGAGCGTGGAACGCACGTCTCTCAATCGAAGCGGAATGTTTCCATATTTCTCGGCGCGTGGGTTCGGATATTGAATTCTTGATACAGTCCGGACGAGAGCTGGTCCGTCGAAGATTCATCGCCGTGGACACAGAGGATTCGCTCCGGACGAGGGTTCATCGTCCGCACGAAGTTCTCGAGGCCGTTTCGGTCGGCGTGGCCGGAAAATCCACTGACCGATTCGACGTCGAACCGAAGCGTCAATTGCTCGCTACGGCTGCCGCGGTCACTGAACGGGATCTCGCGGCGCCCACTCTGAATGCGCCGTCCCAGCGTACCCTGCGCTTGGTAGCCGACGAAGATGAGCGTGTTCTTTGGGTCACCCCCAAGCAGTTCCAGCCACGACATAATCGGGCCGCCGGTCACCATCCCGGACGTCGAGAGGATGATACAGGGCTCGCCACCGGCGATATCTTCTCGCATTTCTTGGCCACCGTCGACCTGGTGGAACTGCTCGGCGAGGAACGGATTCTCGTCTTCATGGAGAATCCGCTGGCGCAGTCCATCTCGAAGGAACTCGGGATAGGCCGTGTGGATCGCCGTCGCCTCGCGAATCATCCCGTCGAGATAGATCGGCATCGTCGGGA
This genomic interval from Halobacterium zhouii contains the following:
- a CDS encoding amphi-Trp domain-containing protein — its product is MPEVPAEEEEEPSIETVTDGYFEEEYYIGAEDAGDFLIELGEQFKEEDEITITGDDWELPFAFGEPVKLDIEFEGDGEPELEIEVELSGRVEDETPDLA
- a CDS encoding DUF7504 family protein produces the protein MSPYSLCSRDRRGYSFVVTTTESADRTIAVYDRLGGETGRPSISIVDTVSEQQSVSALYGETHVVFTPSPGDLERLVMALSELSDSSAPSNGAHHLVIRSLTPILKASSATRVSTVLERITGLRSESGLCLLGIDYTAHDEETMAAIATLVDGVLWVTQPSPARLAFDYQPTRGRHSRSVLDGGPDD